From the Haladaptatus sp. DJG-WS-42 genome, the window AGCACTCCCTCACGCTCGCCAGTTTCGAGCAGGTCTTGAATCTCCTGGCGAGTGATGTAGGAGGTTTCAATCGAAGAACGCCCGCCGGTCACCTTGTTCACCAGCCGGGTGAGGTAGTCGAAGGTGACGACCAACGGGAGGAGAATGTACTCAGAGAGTTTGAGCGGGCGAGCGATTTTGAGCGCCCACGACTCGGTGTTCTCGACGGCGTAGGACTTCGGCGCGCTCTCCCCGAACAGCAACACGAGTGCTGTGATACCGAGGGTGGCGATTATCACCGACTCGCCGCCCGAAAAGCCGAGCAACGCCAACAGCCCCGTCGCAATCGATGACATGGCGATGTTGGCGATGTTGTTGCCAACGAGAATTGTGACTAACAACCGGTGGGGGTCATCTTTCAGATCCTTCAGGACGTTCGCACCCGGCTTGCCGTCTTCGACCATTGACTCGACGCGGTGGGCGGCGAGTGAGAACATTGCAATCTCCGACGAGGAGAAGAATGCAGACAGCGCGATGAGCCCGATGATTGCTACAACGCCGAGACCGATGAAGGTCCCATCGGCCACTTGCAACCCGAACACCTCGACGTCGAGGGGGACGGGAGAAGATGCGACAAGTGGCGTCGTAGCCGCAGATATACCCATTAACGTGTCGCTATTGATGGTGTGCGGGATTAAGAGTTGTCATGCCACAGTTGAGCGAAGCGCTCTTTGGCGTGTCTCCCGAAGGGCGGGTATGTCAGACACACCATCGATTACGCTCTACCGCTTGCAGGCCTGTCCGTACTGCGAGCGCGTGGTGCGAAAGTTGCAAGACTACGACGTCGAATACGAGTCGCGGTTCGTCGAGGCAATGCACGCAGACCGCAACGTCGTAAAGCGCATCAGCGGGAAGCGAACCGTCCCCGCCATCGTTGACGAGAACACGGGCGTCACCATGTCTGAGAGCGCAAACATCGTCGCATATCTCGACCGCGTCTACGGCGAGGAGGCGGCCTAATGGTCGACTTCGACGTCGTCGAACTTCCCGAGACGGACCATGTGGACGTGGGCGACGACGCCCCTGATTTCACGCGCCCGCTCGTAAACGAAGAGTTCTGGGAGGACGTAGCACTCTCTGAGCTGCTCGAAGACGGCCCCGTATTGCTCGTCTTCCACACGATGGACGGCGCGTTCCCGTCGACCTACATTTGGAACCAGATTCGTGACCGCCAGTGGGGCGACCACCTGCAGGTCGTTGGCCTCTCCATCTCCTCACCCTACGAACACAAGACGTTCATCGCAGAGCGCGAGATGGACTACCAGCTTTTCTCAGACCCCGCAAACGAGGTCGCAGAGGCCTACGGCATCGTGAACGACCTAGACGGGATGTCGGGCATCGAAGAGCCCCGGCCAGCCATCTTCCGCATCGACGAAGACGGCACCGTCGACTTCGCGTGGGTCGCCTCCGAGTGGCCAGACTTCCCCGAGTACGACGCCGTCGAAGAAGTCATCTCAAACTGAGCAATGGCAGTCAGCGACGCAGACCTCGAGCGTGCCGCACGTGCCATCCACGACGGTGACGCGGTCATTTTCCCGACTGAAACCGTGTACGGGCTCGGCGCAGACGCACTCGACCCGGCCGCCATCAATCAGGTTTTCAAGCTAAAGGGACGCTCACGGGACAAGCCACTCTCGCTCGGCGTTCCCGACGTGGAGACGGCACTCGCCTACACCACGCCGACCGACCGCGAACGCCGGTTCATGGAGGAGTTCCTGCCGGGACCGGTGACGGTCATCGTTGAGCGGAAGCCGGTGGTTCCAGACGCGCTCACGGGCGGCCTCGACAAGGTCGGGATTCGGATTCCCGACCACGAGGTGGCGCTCTCGCTCTTGGGCAAAGTCGAGCCAGTGACCGCGACGAGCGCGAACATTAGCGGCCAGCCGAGCGCCCACGTCATCGAAGACATCGACCCGGAACTCCGCGAGGCCGTGGCCGTCGTCCTCGACGCGGGCGAAACCCGCGGCACCGAAAGCACCGTGGTCGACGTGGAAGCGGGCGTCATCCACCGCCGGGGCACCTGGGCCGACGACATCGAAGCGTGGCTAGGAGAGCAGTGAGCGCAACGAGCGCGTTTTCACCCCGCATTTGGTGCGAAAGTCACACGCGCCACACTTCTCGCGGTTTTTGAGGCGGGGCGGCGGCCCGTCTAACGCTCGGACAGTTCGAAGTGCCCGACGGTAGGCTGCCTTTTTGCGAGTCGTTAGACGCACCTCGCGGACGATGCCGTGGGTTGGAAATTCAACGAACGCGCGTTCGACTGGTGTTTTGCGCTCCCACGAGAGTGCCTTCGCGGCGGCGACGGCGTGGACGGTTTGGGGATGCCAGACGCCCTCTGGTGGCGGCGATCCAGTGAATACGAGAGAGGGAACCGGCGGGTTGTCAAGAACTTTGTGTGCGACGCC encodes:
- a CDS encoding glutaredoxin domain-containing protein; this translates as MSDTPSITLYRLQACPYCERVVRKLQDYDVEYESRFVEAMHADRNVVKRISGKRTVPAIVDENTGVTMSESANIVAYLDRVYGEEAA
- a CDS encoding redoxin domain-containing protein, giving the protein MVDFDVVELPETDHVDVGDDAPDFTRPLVNEEFWEDVALSELLEDGPVLLVFHTMDGAFPSTYIWNQIRDRQWGDHLQVVGLSISSPYEHKTFIAEREMDYQLFSDPANEVAEAYGIVNDLDGMSGIEEPRPAIFRIDEDGTVDFAWVASEWPDFPEYDAVEEVISN
- a CDS encoding L-threonylcarbamoyladenylate synthase, with the translated sequence MAVSDADLERAARAIHDGDAVIFPTETVYGLGADALDPAAINQVFKLKGRSRDKPLSLGVPDVETALAYTTPTDRERRFMEEFLPGPVTVIVERKPVVPDALTGGLDKVGIRIPDHEVALSLLGKVEPVTATSANISGQPSAHVIEDIDPELREAVAVVLDAGETRGTESTVVDVEAGVIHRRGTWADDIEAWLGEQ